A DNA window from Hevea brasiliensis isolate MT/VB/25A 57/8 chromosome 2, ASM3005281v1, whole genome shotgun sequence contains the following coding sequences:
- the LOC110669285 gene encoding regulator of nonsense transcripts UPF3 isoform X2, with protein MKKKEPFERTKVVIRHLPPSLSQIHLFSQFDHLFSHRYDWFCFCPGKSSKKHQRYSLAYVNFKSPGDVLEFAEFFHGHIFVNEKGARFKATVEYAPSQRVPKPSTVKNSREGSIYEVENPPSSETHLERKEAEPSAAKEMPITTPLMEFVRQKRAAKGGNQGSSAAIKGSKRAGSASLNEHGSCATKRGAQKKKGSTKKSNQNSKSAILVAPRREDQLATLSGKEISEIASVSSVEGCDLKITLTSDYGKKKILLLKGKDREISDVSVGLSQQHGNSPVSTAPKQKQRFKSSERLTKSILLNNEAHETQSSTAIKPQHKSQNSNSDGKFKDRHSLGYSSEKKEKITRRNKDRPDHGFQNPSCHSDVPHDNKEQLTYTVLQNTGFHSGFIKGSNRHLRHHAAPHRMKGDCFMTSEQKSSKKRGASGYAVHEKQMWVQKSSAGS; from the exons ATGAAAAAGAAGGAGCCTTTTGAAAGGACCAAAGTGGTGATAAGGCATTTGCCTCCTTCTCTCTCCCAAATTCATCTCTTCTCCCAATTCGATCATCTTTTCTCTCATCGCTACGATTGGTTTTGCTTCTGCCCTGGAAAGTCCAG TAAGAAGCATCAGAGATATTCTCTAGCCTACGTAAATTTCAAAAGCCCAGGAGATGTTCTAGAGTTTGCTGAGTTCTTCCATGGCCACATATTTGTTAACGAGAAGG GTGCTCGGTTCAAGGCCACAGTTGAATACGCTCCTTCTCAACGAGTTCCTAAGCCTTCTACTGTAAAAAATAGTCGTGAAGGGAGCATTTATGAAG TGGAGAATCCTCCTAGTTCCGAAACTCATTTGGAAAGAAAAGAGGCAGAACCTTCTG CTGCAAAAGAAATGCCTATTACTACACCCCTGATGGAATTTGTTCGCCAGAAACGAGCTGCCAAGGGTGGAAACCAG GGTTCATCAGCTGCTATCAAGGGTAGCAAAAGAGCTGGGTCAGCATCTTTGAATGAGCATGGCTCATGTGCTACCAAACGAGGTGCTCAAAAGAAAAAG GGCAGCACAAAGAAGTCAAATCAGAACAGCAAGTCAGCCATTCTTGTGGCACCTAGGCGAGAGGATCAACTTGCTACTTTAAGCGGAAAAGAAATATCAGAAATTGCATCTG TCTCTAGTGTTGAAGGTTGTGATTTAAAAATTACTTTGACTTCAGATTATGGAAAGAAGAAAATCCTGCTTCTTAAAGGGAAAGATCGTGAAATTTCTGAT GTTTCTGTAGGTTTGTCGCAACAGCATGGAAACTCACCTGTTTCTACTGCCCCTAAACAAAAACAGAGGTTTAAATCTAGTGAAAGGCTGACAAAGAGCATCCTTTTAAATAATGAAGCACATGAAACTCAATCTTCGACTGCCATAAAGCCTCAGCACAAATCTCAGAATTCAAATTCAGATGGCAAGTTCAAAGACAGGCATAGTTTAGGCTATTCTagtgaaaaaaaggaaaaaattacaAGAAGAAATAAGGATAGACCAGATCATGGTTTTCAGAATCCTTCTTGTCATTCTGATGTTCCTCATGATAATAAGGAGCAATTGACATATACTGTGCTGCAAAATACTGGATTTCATTCTGGTTTTATTAAAG GATCCAACAGACATTTACGTCACCATGCAGCACCACATAGAATGAAGGGTGATTGCTTCATGACCTCTGAGCAGAAATCTTCAAAAAAAAGAGGTGCTAGTGGCTATGCTGTCCATGAG AAGCAAATGTGGGTTCAGAAATCATCCGCTGGTTCTTAG
- the LOC110669285 gene encoding regulator of nonsense transcripts UPF3 isoform X1: protein MKKKEPFERTKVVIRHLPPSLSQIHLFSQFDHLFSHRYDWFCFCPGKSSKKHQRYSLAYVNFKSPGDVLEFAEFFHGHIFVNEKGARFKATVEYAPSQRVPKPSTVKNSREGSIYEDSDYLEFLKLIAKPVENPPSSETHLERKEAEPSAAKEMPITTPLMEFVRQKRAAKGGNQGSSAAIKGSKRAGSASLNEHGSCATKRGAQKKKGSTKKSNQNSKSAILVAPRREDQLATLSGKEISEIASVSSVEGCDLKITLTSDYGKKKILLLKGKDREISDVSVGLSQQHGNSPVSTAPKQKQRFKSSERLTKSILLNNEAHETQSSTAIKPQHKSQNSNSDGKFKDRHSLGYSSEKKEKITRRNKDRPDHGFQNPSCHSDVPHDNKEQLTYTVLQNTGFHSGFIKGSNRHLRHHAAPHRMKGDCFMTSEQKSSKKRGASGYAVHEKQMWVQKSSAGS from the exons ATGAAAAAGAAGGAGCCTTTTGAAAGGACCAAAGTGGTGATAAGGCATTTGCCTCCTTCTCTCTCCCAAATTCATCTCTTCTCCCAATTCGATCATCTTTTCTCTCATCGCTACGATTGGTTTTGCTTCTGCCCTGGAAAGTCCAG TAAGAAGCATCAGAGATATTCTCTAGCCTACGTAAATTTCAAAAGCCCAGGAGATGTTCTAGAGTTTGCTGAGTTCTTCCATGGCCACATATTTGTTAACGAGAAGG GTGCTCGGTTCAAGGCCACAGTTGAATACGCTCCTTCTCAACGAGTTCCTAAGCCTTCTACTGTAAAAAATAGTCGTGAAGGGAGCATTTATGAAG ATTCTGATTATCTGGAATTCCTCAAACTTATTGCAAAGCCAGTGGAGAATCCTCCTAGTTCCGAAACTCATTTGGAAAGAAAAGAGGCAGAACCTTCTG CTGCAAAAGAAATGCCTATTACTACACCCCTGATGGAATTTGTTCGCCAGAAACGAGCTGCCAAGGGTGGAAACCAG GGTTCATCAGCTGCTATCAAGGGTAGCAAAAGAGCTGGGTCAGCATCTTTGAATGAGCATGGCTCATGTGCTACCAAACGAGGTGCTCAAAAGAAAAAG GGCAGCACAAAGAAGTCAAATCAGAACAGCAAGTCAGCCATTCTTGTGGCACCTAGGCGAGAGGATCAACTTGCTACTTTAAGCGGAAAAGAAATATCAGAAATTGCATCTG TCTCTAGTGTTGAAGGTTGTGATTTAAAAATTACTTTGACTTCAGATTATGGAAAGAAGAAAATCCTGCTTCTTAAAGGGAAAGATCGTGAAATTTCTGAT GTTTCTGTAGGTTTGTCGCAACAGCATGGAAACTCACCTGTTTCTACTGCCCCTAAACAAAAACAGAGGTTTAAATCTAGTGAAAGGCTGACAAAGAGCATCCTTTTAAATAATGAAGCACATGAAACTCAATCTTCGACTGCCATAAAGCCTCAGCACAAATCTCAGAATTCAAATTCAGATGGCAAGTTCAAAGACAGGCATAGTTTAGGCTATTCTagtgaaaaaaaggaaaaaattacaAGAAGAAATAAGGATAGACCAGATCATGGTTTTCAGAATCCTTCTTGTCATTCTGATGTTCCTCATGATAATAAGGAGCAATTGACATATACTGTGCTGCAAAATACTGGATTTCATTCTGGTTTTATTAAAG GATCCAACAGACATTTACGTCACCATGCAGCACCACATAGAATGAAGGGTGATTGCTTCATGACCTCTGAGCAGAAATCTTCAAAAAAAAGAGGTGCTAGTGGCTATGCTGTCCATGAG AAGCAAATGTGGGTTCAGAAATCATCCGCTGGTTCTTAG
- the LOC110669285 gene encoding regulator of nonsense transcripts UPF3 isoform X3: MKKKEPFERTKVVIRHLPPSLSQIHLFSQFDHLFSHRYDWFCFCPGKSSKKHQRYSLAYVNFKSPGDVLEFAEFFHGHIFVNEKGARFKATVEYAPSQRVPKPSTVKNSREGSIYEDSDYLEFLKLIAKPVENPPSSETHLERKEAEPSAAKEMPITTPLMEFVRQKRAAKGGNQGSSAAIKGSKRAGSASLNEHGSCATKRGAQKKKGSTKKSNQNSKSAILVAPRREDQLATLSGKEISEIASDYGKKKILLLKGKDREISDVSVGLSQQHGNSPVSTAPKQKQRFKSSERLTKSILLNNEAHETQSSTAIKPQHKSQNSNSDGKFKDRHSLGYSSEKKEKITRRNKDRPDHGFQNPSCHSDVPHDNKEQLTYTVLQNTGFHSGFIKGSNRHLRHHAAPHRMKGDCFMTSEQKSSKKRGASGYAVHEKQMWVQKSSAGS; this comes from the exons ATGAAAAAGAAGGAGCCTTTTGAAAGGACCAAAGTGGTGATAAGGCATTTGCCTCCTTCTCTCTCCCAAATTCATCTCTTCTCCCAATTCGATCATCTTTTCTCTCATCGCTACGATTGGTTTTGCTTCTGCCCTGGAAAGTCCAG TAAGAAGCATCAGAGATATTCTCTAGCCTACGTAAATTTCAAAAGCCCAGGAGATGTTCTAGAGTTTGCTGAGTTCTTCCATGGCCACATATTTGTTAACGAGAAGG GTGCTCGGTTCAAGGCCACAGTTGAATACGCTCCTTCTCAACGAGTTCCTAAGCCTTCTACTGTAAAAAATAGTCGTGAAGGGAGCATTTATGAAG ATTCTGATTATCTGGAATTCCTCAAACTTATTGCAAAGCCAGTGGAGAATCCTCCTAGTTCCGAAACTCATTTGGAAAGAAAAGAGGCAGAACCTTCTG CTGCAAAAGAAATGCCTATTACTACACCCCTGATGGAATTTGTTCGCCAGAAACGAGCTGCCAAGGGTGGAAACCAG GGTTCATCAGCTGCTATCAAGGGTAGCAAAAGAGCTGGGTCAGCATCTTTGAATGAGCATGGCTCATGTGCTACCAAACGAGGTGCTCAAAAGAAAAAG GGCAGCACAAAGAAGTCAAATCAGAACAGCAAGTCAGCCATTCTTGTGGCACCTAGGCGAGAGGATCAACTTGCTACTTTAAGCGGAAAAGAAATATCAGAAATTGCATCTG ATTATGGAAAGAAGAAAATCCTGCTTCTTAAAGGGAAAGATCGTGAAATTTCTGAT GTTTCTGTAGGTTTGTCGCAACAGCATGGAAACTCACCTGTTTCTACTGCCCCTAAACAAAAACAGAGGTTTAAATCTAGTGAAAGGCTGACAAAGAGCATCCTTTTAAATAATGAAGCACATGAAACTCAATCTTCGACTGCCATAAAGCCTCAGCACAAATCTCAGAATTCAAATTCAGATGGCAAGTTCAAAGACAGGCATAGTTTAGGCTATTCTagtgaaaaaaaggaaaaaattacaAGAAGAAATAAGGATAGACCAGATCATGGTTTTCAGAATCCTTCTTGTCATTCTGATGTTCCTCATGATAATAAGGAGCAATTGACATATACTGTGCTGCAAAATACTGGATTTCATTCTGGTTTTATTAAAG GATCCAACAGACATTTACGTCACCATGCAGCACCACATAGAATGAAGGGTGATTGCTTCATGACCTCTGAGCAGAAATCTTCAAAAAAAAGAGGTGCTAGTGGCTATGCTGTCCATGAG AAGCAAATGTGGGTTCAGAAATCATCCGCTGGTTCTTAG
- the LOC110669266 gene encoding putative methylesterase 14, chloroplastic, with protein MGNRFICMLKKDAKDNHGSRSKRLGRSQRKLSAEEEVLHRQALSMALHQHQLSQRFDGSMSRRIGSTSSRRRNLSDPFSNGKQVPDFLENIKLKKFILIHGEGFGAWCWYKTIALLEEAGLLPTAIDLIGSGIDLTETNSVTTLKDHSKPLLDYLENVSEDEKVILVGHSTGGASVSYALEHFPHKISKAIFICATMVSDGQRPFDVFAEELGSAERFMQESEFLIYGNGKDNRPTGFMFEKQQLRGLYFNQSPTKDVALAMVCMRPIPLGPVMEKLSLTSEKYGTSRRFFIQTLDDRALSPDVQEKLVRENPPEGVFKIKGSDHCPFFSKPQSLHKILLEIAQIP; from the exons ATGGGGAATCGGTTTATTTGCATGCTTAAAAAGGATGCCAAAGATAATCACGGATCGAGAAGCAAGAGATTGGGTAGGTCCCAGAGAAAATTGTCAGCCGAGGAAGAGGTCCTCCACAGACAAGCTCtctccatggcacttcatcagcACCAATTGTCTCAAAGATTTGATGGATCCATGTCCAGGAGGATTGGCTCCACCAGCTCTCGAAGACGAAATCTATCTGATCCTTTCTCTAACGGAAAACAG GTGCCAGACTTTCTGGAAAATATCAAGTTAAAGAAGTTCATACTGATACATGGAGAAGGGTTTGGAGCTTGGTGTTGGTACAAAACAATTGCCCTGTTGGAAGAAGCAGGATTGCTTCCCACTGCCATAGATCTCATAGGATCTGGTATTGATCTGACAGAGACAAACAGTGTCACAACATTGAAAGACCACTCCAAACCTTTGCTTGATTATTTGGAAAATGTTTCTGAGGATGAAAAG GTTATTTTGGTTGGTCATAGTACTGGAGGTGCAAGTGTCTCTTATGCCCTGGAGCATTTTCCACACAAGATCTCGAAAGCTATTTTTATCTGTGCTACAATGGTGTCTGATGGTCAGCGGCCTTTCGACGTGTTTGCTGAAGAG CTTGGATCTgctgaacgtttcatgcaagaaTCAGAGTTTTTGATATATGGGAATGGTAAAGACAACCGTCCTACAGGATTTATGTTTGAGAAACAACAGCTGAGAGGTTTATATTTCAATCAATCACCAACAAAG GATGTTGCTTTGGCCATGGTTTGTATGAGACCCATCCCATTGGGTCCTGTAATGGAGAAGTTGTCGTTGACTTCTGAGAAATATGGAACTAGCAGGCGGTTCTTCATTCAAACATTGGATGATCGTGCACTTTCACCGGATGTCCAAGAAAAGCTAGTAAGAGAAAATCCACCTGAAGGAGTCTTCAAGATTAAAGGAAGTGATCACTGTCCATTCTTCTCAAAACCACAATCTCTCCACAAAATATTACTGGAAATTGCTCAGATTCCATAG